One Roseburia rectibacter DNA window includes the following coding sequences:
- a CDS encoding helix-turn-helix domain-containing protein, giving the protein MLSDNIQLLRKRAGMSQEQLAELTETSRQTVSKWESGESIPDVIACDRMAEAFGVALEDMLHYEEKNKSLPLPPKGKHMFGTVTVGARGQIVLPKKAREVFQIKAGDTIMVLGDEAQGIALVKADDMIDFVQQALKMANQKDKN; this is encoded by the coding sequence ATGCTTTCAGATAATATACAGTTACTTAGAAAACGGGCAGGAATGTCACAGGAGCAGTTAGCGGAACTGACGGAAACGAGCAGACAGACGGTCTCAAAATGGGAATCTGGGGAGAGTATTCCGGATGTGATCGCCTGTGACAGGATGGCAGAAGCATTTGGTGTGGCGTTGGAGGATATGCTGCATTATGAGGAAAAAAATAAAAGTCTTCCACTTCCGCCAAAAGGGAAGCATATGTTTGGAACGGTTACAGTCGGAGCGAGAGGACAGATCGTTCTGCCAAAGAAGGCGAGAGAAGTTTTTCAGATTAAAGCGGGAGATACGATCATGGTGTTAGGTGATGAAGCACAGGGGATTGCCCTGGTCAAAGCAGATGATATGATAGATTTTGTGCAGCAGGCATTAAAAATGGCAAATCAAAAGGATAAGAACTAA
- a CDS encoding glycoside hydrolase family 43 protein, with protein MNVNPITRLDYPDLDVIRVEDTYYMVSTTMHFMPGCEILQSFDLVHWEHVTYVYETLDHTDAQQLKSGQNIYGQGMWAASLRYHEGRFYICFVANDTRKTYLYTSEKIDGPWKKQLIEGFYHDGSLLFDEDGRNYIVYGNDEIWITELNEDLTAPKKDGLHRLLVSDHKNPELGYEGSHIQKINGYYYIFLVHSLRDRWMRTEACFYSDSLEGEFTGGDVLCDDRGYCGQGVAQGGIVDTPDGKWYAMLFQDSGAVGRIPILLPVTWKDHFPFFGQNGHVPEEIEVHSTRPGYIYQPLVGSDDFCNGLLSRWQFNHDPDPRYYHLDALQGTYTITTREVCTELTQAVNTLTQRMSYPSCAAEVTVDASALKEGDVAGLCALQSCYAAVGITKHHGKYEVLMLDKKEDGILDMTEGTVVESHQMDFRLEADFCNMKDEARCYYRVNKGDWLPIGNVHKLYFKLDHFTGCRFGLFCYAAEETGGSACFRDFKYYDVDEIS; from the coding sequence ATGAATGTAAATCCTATAACAAGATTGGATTATCCAGATCTGGACGTGATCCGCGTAGAAGACACCTATTATATGGTATCCACAACCATGCACTTTATGCCGGGCTGTGAGATTCTGCAGTCTTTTGATCTGGTGCACTGGGAGCATGTGACTTATGTCTATGAGACGTTGGATCATACGGATGCGCAGCAACTGAAAAGCGGTCAGAATATTTACGGACAGGGCATGTGGGCAGCTTCCCTGCGCTATCATGAAGGCCGATTTTATATCTGCTTTGTGGCAAATGATACCCGTAAGACTTATTTGTATACTTCGGAAAAAATAGATGGTCCATGGAAAAAGCAGCTGATAGAAGGCTTTTATCATGACGGCTCCTTATTATTTGATGAGGATGGCAGAAACTATATTGTATATGGAAATGATGAAATCTGGATTACAGAATTGAATGAAGATTTGACTGCACCAAAGAAGGACGGATTACATCGTCTTTTAGTCAGTGATCATAAGAACCCGGAGCTAGGCTATGAGGGTTCTCATATTCAAAAAATAAACGGCTATTATTATATTTTTCTGGTTCATTCCCTGAGAGACCGCTGGATGCGGACGGAAGCATGCTTTTACAGTGATTCTCTGGAAGGAGAATTCACGGGTGGAGATGTACTTTGTGATGATCGTGGATATTGTGGGCAGGGCGTGGCACAGGGAGGAATAGTGGATACGCCGGATGGAAAGTGGTATGCAATGCTGTTTCAGGATTCCGGAGCAGTTGGACGGATTCCTATTCTGCTTCCGGTTACCTGGAAGGATCATTTTCCGTTTTTTGGACAGAACGGACATGTGCCGGAAGAAATAGAGGTTCACAGTACCAGACCAGGATATATTTATCAGCCATTAGTGGGAAGTGATGATTTCTGTAATGGGCTGCTTTCGCGCTGGCAGTTTAATCATGATCCAGATCCACGGTACTATCATCTGGATGCATTGCAGGGAACCTATACAATTACAACACGGGAAGTTTGTACAGAGCTTACACAGGCAGTAAATACGCTTACGCAAAGGATGAGTTATCCGTCCTGCGCAGCTGAGGTTACTGTTGATGCTTCTGCATTGAAAGAGGGCGATGTCGCAGGTTTGTGTGCGTTGCAGAGCTGTTATGCTGCAGTTGGCATTACAAAACATCATGGAAAATATGAAGTCCTTATGCTGGATAAAAAAGAAGATGGTATATTGGATATGACGGAAGGAACTGTTGTTGAATCACATCAGATGGATTTTCGCCTTGAAGCAGATTTCTGTAACATGAAGGATGAAGCACGCTGCTATTACCGGGTAAATAAGGGAGACTGGCTACCCATCGGAAACGTGCATAAGCTGTACTTCAAACTGGATCATTTTACTGGTTGCCGGTTTGGTCTGTTCTGCTATGCGGCAGAGGAAACAGGAGGAAGTGCCTGCTTCCGGGATTTTAAGTATTATGATGTTGATGAAATCTCATAA
- a CDS encoding sensor domain-containing diguanylate cyclase codes for MERIWNFFENMNEYVYVADADTHELVYMNKKMRDTYGIHSKEELAGKKCYELLQNSSLPCTICNNDELQEGQFKEWRYFNPLLNKYFKIKDTVVEDNGRRYRIEIALNISSQEHQKNVVRRYEKLEKIVNEGLRLALGTSSADKSLDIILEYIGKALDGERTYIFEHNENGYDDNTYEWVANGIKPEKDNLQNLPPELCANWYRNFQEDKNIVIENLENIREEDSEQYKNLKRQDIHSLVVVPLYWEKKIIGFYGVDNPPAESLDYVSDMLHIMGSFIVSSIRRRNLLRQLERMSYHDQLTQFGNRYAVDWFVEHEWNGEQIGVVYCDITGLKKVNDEQGHEAGDRLIIRACECLAGVFKGYGLYRIGGDELLVLCLGIEEKDLREHVEKLRMDMKEHQVTMAVGMIWKERGPKDIDLLLNESERLMYEDKDRYYKEHGLKRRR; via the coding sequence ATGGAAAGAATCTGGAATTTTTTTGAAAATATGAATGAATATGTATATGTTGCAGATGCGGATACCCATGAACTGGTTTATATGAATAAAAAGATGAGAGATACTTATGGGATACATTCAAAAGAGGAACTTGCCGGCAAAAAATGTTATGAATTGCTTCAGAATTCAAGCCTGCCCTGTACGATCTGCAATAATGATGAACTGCAGGAAGGACAGTTTAAGGAGTGGCGGTATTTTAACCCGCTTTTAAATAAATACTTTAAAATTAAGGATACTGTTGTGGAGGACAATGGCAGACGATATAGAATAGAGATTGCTCTGAATATAAGTTCTCAGGAACATCAGAAAAATGTGGTACGCCGCTACGAAAAACTGGAAAAAATCGTTAATGAGGGACTGCGTCTTGCCCTTGGAACATCTTCTGCGGATAAATCGCTGGACATCATTCTGGAATATATAGGAAAGGCATTAGATGGAGAGAGAACATATATTTTTGAGCATAATGAGAATGGGTACGATGACAACACTTACGAGTGGGTTGCAAATGGAATCAAGCCGGAGAAAGATAATTTACAGAACCTTCCACCAGAATTATGTGCCAACTGGTATCGGAATTTTCAAGAAGATAAAAACATTGTAATTGAAAATCTGGAGAACATCAGAGAGGAAGATTCGGAACAGTATAAGAATCTGAAACGTCAGGATATCCATTCACTGGTGGTTGTTCCACTTTATTGGGAGAAAAAGATCATTGGATTTTACGGAGTGGATAATCCACCGGCAGAATCATTAGATTATGTTTCCGATATGCTTCATATCATGGGATCTTTTATTGTTTCCTCCATTCGGAGAAGAAATCTGCTCCGTCAGTTAGAACGCATGAGTTATCATGACCAGCTCACTCAGTTTGGCAATCGTTATGCGGTCGACTGGTTTGTGGAGCATGAGTGGAATGGGGAACAGATCGGTGTAGTGTACTGCGATATCACAGGGCTGAAAAAGGTCAATGATGAGCAGGGGCATGAAGCCGGAGATCGGTTGATCATCAGGGCATGTGAGTGCTTAGCGGGTGTATTTAAGGGGTATGGTCTGTATCGGATCGGCGGCGATGAACTTTTAGTACTCTGTCTTGGAATAGAGGAAAAAGACCTGAGGGAACACGTTGAGAAACTGCGCATGGATATGAAAGAACATCAGGTTACGATGGCGGTTGGCATGATATGGAAAGAACGCGGCCCTAAGGATATCGATCTGCTTTTAAACGAATCGGAGCGCCTGATGTATGAGGATAAAGACCGGTATTATAAGGAACACGGACTGAAACGGCGCAGATAA
- the hcp gene encoding hydroxylamine reductase has product MFCFQCEQTAGCSGCTGAAGVCGKKSATADLQDELTGALVGLAHACMNNPKTEQTDRIIIEGLFTTITNVNFNDETLREMIARVREEKAKVAPGCTTCISPCGNTNDYDMKRMWEADEDIRSLKSLILFGIRGMAAYAYHAMVLGYTNEEVNDFFYRALFAVGEDFEMGDLLPLVLETGKVNLTCMEMLDRANTETFGTPVPTEVPLMVEKGPFIVITGHDLYDLKLLLEQTKDKGINVYTHGEMLPAHAYPELKKYPHLKGNFGTAWQNQQKEFDHIPAPVLYTTNCLMPVKESYADRVFTTEVVSYPEMVHIGEDKDFTPVIEKALELGGYKEDTQFTGINGGTKVMTGFGHGTVLGVADQVIAAVKSGDIRHFFLVGGCDGARVGRNYYTEFVKQTPKDTMILTLACGKYRFNDLDLGTIGGLPRILDMGQCNDAYSAIRVAVALAEAFDCGVNELPLSMVLSWYEQKAVCILLTLLHLGIKNIKLGPTLPAFISPNILNYLVENYGIAPIATPEADLAEILG; this is encoded by the coding sequence ATGTTTTGTTTTCAGTGTGAGCAGACAGCGGGATGCAGCGGATGTACGGGAGCTGCCGGTGTATGTGGAAAGAAGAGTGCAACAGCGGATCTGCAGGATGAACTGACAGGAGCACTTGTGGGACTTGCACATGCCTGCATGAACAACCCAAAGACAGAGCAGACGGACCGCATTATAATAGAAGGTTTATTTACAACCATCACAAATGTGAATTTTAATGATGAGACACTGCGTGAAATGATCGCCCGTGTCAGAGAAGAAAAAGCGAAAGTTGCACCTGGATGTACGACTTGCATATCACCGTGCGGCAATACCAATGATTATGATATGAAGCGGATGTGGGAGGCAGATGAGGATATCCGTTCCTTAAAATCCTTAATTTTATTTGGCATCCGTGGTATGGCAGCTTATGCTTATCATGCAATGGTACTCGGATATACAAATGAGGAAGTAAATGACTTTTTCTATCGTGCCTTATTTGCAGTCGGTGAAGATTTCGAGATGGGGGATCTGCTACCACTCGTGTTAGAAACAGGAAAAGTAAATCTTACCTGCATGGAGATGTTAGACCGTGCTAACACAGAAACATTTGGAACACCGGTACCGACGGAAGTGCCTCTGATGGTGGAAAAGGGACCATTTATCGTTATTACCGGACATGATCTTTATGATCTGAAGCTCTTGTTAGAGCAGACAAAAGACAAGGGAATCAACGTTTATACACACGGTGAGATGCTGCCGGCACATGCTTACCCGGAATTAAAGAAATATCCGCATTTAAAAGGCAACTTTGGTACTGCATGGCAGAATCAGCAGAAGGAATTTGATCATATTCCGGCACCGGTTCTTTACACAACAAACTGCCTGATGCCGGTCAAAGAAAGTTATGCAGACCGTGTATTTACAACAGAAGTGGTTTCTTATCCGGAAATGGTGCATATCGGGGAAGATAAAGACTTTACCCCGGTTATCGAAAAAGCGTTAGAGCTTGGCGGTTACAAAGAGGATACACAGTTTACCGGTATCAATGGCGGTACAAAGGTCATGACCGGATTCGGTCACGGAACTGTACTTGGCGTGGCAGATCAGGTGATCGCAGCCGTAAAATCCGGTGATATCCGTCACTTCTTTTTAGTCGGCGGCTGTGATGGCGCGCGGGTCGGAAGAAATTATTATACAGAGTTTGTAAAACAGACGCCAAAGGATACCATGATCTTAACACTTGCATGTGGAAAATACCGCTTTAACGATCTTGATCTTGGAACGATCGGCGGATTGCCAAGAATCCTTGATATGGGACAGTGCAACGATGCCTACAGTGCGATCCGTGTCGCAGTGGCACTTGCGGAGGCATTTGACTGTGGCGTGAATGAGCTGCCGCTTTCCATGGTGCTTTCCTGGTACGAACAGAAAGCAGTCTGCATTTTATTGACACTGCTCCACCTTGGTATCAAAAATATAAAGCTAGGACCGACACTGCCGGCATTTATCTCACCGAATATTTTAAATTATCTGGTAGAAAATTACGGCATTGCACCGATTGCGACACCGGAAGCAGATTTAGCAGAGATCCTTGGATAA
- a CDS encoding 4Fe-4S binding protein, with product MVRRVIQIDEEKCNGCGLCAEACHEGAIGIVDGKAKLLRDDYCDGLGDCLPNCPVGAISFIEREAAAYDEAAVQENKKKKMQAMGQALSGGCPGARMRQLERKPAEENQSAASPVSSELRQWPVQIKLAPVNAPYFDGAKLLIAADCSAYAYGNFHQDFIRGKVTLIGCPKLDDVDYSEKLTEIIKNNDIKSVTIVRMEVPCCGGIEHAAVTALKNSGKFIPWNVVTISIDGKILD from the coding sequence ATGGTACGCAGAGTAATACAGATAGACGAAGAAAAATGCAACGGATGTGGTCTTTGTGCAGAGGCTTGTCATGAAGGTGCGATCGGCATCGTGGACGGAAAGGCAAAACTGCTTCGTGATGATTATTGTGACGGACTTGGTGATTGTCTGCCAAACTGTCCGGTTGGAGCAATCTCTTTTATAGAGCGTGAGGCGGCAGCTTATGATGAGGCAGCAGTCCAGGAAAATAAAAAGAAAAAAATGCAGGCAATGGGACAGGCACTTTCCGGTGGATGTCCGGGTGCAAGAATGCGTCAGCTTGAAAGAAAACCTGCAGAAGAAAATCAGAGTGCAGCTTCACCGGTCAGTTCAGAATTACGTCAGTGGCCGGTACAGATCAAACTTGCACCGGTCAATGCGCCTTATTTTGACGGGGCAAAACTTTTGATCGCGGCAGACTGCAGCGCATATGCGTATGGTAATTTCCATCAGGATTTTATCCGTGGAAAAGTGACACTGATCGGATGTCCGAAATTAGATGATGTGGATTACAGTGAAAAACTGACAGAGATCATTAAAAATAATGATATTAAGAGCGTGACGATCGTGAGAATGGAAGTACCTTGCTGTGGAGGAATCGAGCATGCAGCAGTGACTGCATTAAAGAACAGCGGAAAATTCATTCCATGGAATGTTGTGACGATCTCAATTGACGGAAAAATTTTAGATTAA
- a CDS encoding Crp/Fnr family transcriptional regulator encodes MDYQFLSQTMLFSGESPEEIKEMLSCLGAVTRSYGKGEIIYHAGECVHSMGLVLSGNVQIENDDVWGNHSVLDDIAPGFFFAETYASLSKEPLMVNVVSASAKTEVLFLNIGRLLTTCNNSCSHHNRLIHNMFFISARKNLLLSRRIFHTTPKSIRGRLLSYLSAQSAAAKSLDFTIPFNRQQLADYLNVDRSALSAELSKMQREGLLKTERNHFILHEDSLDSDL; translated from the coding sequence ATGGATTATCAGTTTTTAAGTCAGACAATGCTGTTTTCGGGCGAATCGCCGGAAGAAATTAAAGAAATGCTCTCCTGTCTTGGAGCAGTCACAAGAAGTTACGGAAAAGGCGAGATCATCTATCACGCCGGGGAATGTGTTCATTCCATGGGACTTGTACTGTCCGGAAATGTTCAGATTGAAAATGATGATGTATGGGGAAATCACAGTGTATTAGATGACATAGCCCCCGGCTTTTTCTTCGCTGAAACTTACGCAAGCCTGTCAAAAGAACCTCTGATGGTCAATGTTGTCTCTGCATCCGCAAAGACAGAAGTATTGTTTTTAAATATAGGACGGCTGCTCACAACCTGCAATAACAGTTGTTCACATCACAACCGCCTGATCCATAATATGTTTTTTATTTCGGCACGGAAAAATCTGCTTCTCTCCCGCAGGATCTTCCATACCACACCAAAATCGATCCGCGGACGGCTTCTCTCTTACCTTTCTGCACAATCTGCCGCTGCGAAAAGCCTTGATTTTACGATACCATTTAACAGACAGCAGCTTGCCGACTACTTAAACGTAGACCGCAGTGCCCTGTCTGCAGAACTATCAAAAATGCAGCGGGAGGGACTCCTTAAAACGGAGCGCAATCATTTTATTCTGCATGAAGATTCCCTCGACTCTGATCTCTGA
- a CDS encoding HD-GYP domain-containing protein: MAKYEKTERLEKVPMEYLWEGLVLSDNLYNYNGSVLLVPSGEVITKSKLDKLINFSEGNNYITTFRGSYEYIMKGKDRPAEIQQKMLENRTGYTELRKGVDHVLQMSKNVMFVNHAEVEGMMEKVYSRMVSVDAGEIFQCITVPRPVDEALQRHSLNVALLNGIMGQWLGLDETDVRNLILTGVLHDIGKTKIPEEILNAPRKLTQEEFEIMKRHPLYSFELLGEDISEDVRYAVRWHHEKLDGSGYPDGLKGSSISYFARITSISDIYDAMLSARSYKKEKIPFDVLQWFVTAGYKGLDQNLLNIFIKNMVKVYRHQQVIMSDGREGCVEYIPLNDMDHPIVSVGEEARQVDEDWYCVHMA, translated from the coding sequence ATGGCAAAATACGAAAAAACAGAACGTCTCGAAAAAGTACCGATGGAGTACTTGTGGGAAGGACTTGTTTTATCAGATAATCTTTACAATTATAATGGAAGTGTACTTTTAGTGCCGAGCGGAGAAGTTATCACGAAAAGCAAACTTGATAAACTGATCAATTTCAGCGAAGGCAATAATTATATTACAACATTCCGCGGATCTTACGAGTATATCATGAAGGGAAAAGACCGTCCGGCTGAAATACAGCAGAAAATGTTGGAAAACAGAACCGGGTATACAGAACTGCGCAAAGGCGTCGACCATGTGCTTCAGATGAGCAAAAATGTGATGTTTGTCAATCATGCTGAAGTGGAAGGTATGATGGAGAAAGTATACAGCAGAATGGTATCCGTGGATGCCGGAGAGATTTTCCAGTGTATTACCGTGCCACGGCCTGTTGATGAGGCATTGCAGAGACATTCACTAAATGTTGCACTTTTAAACGGTATCATGGGACAGTGGTTAGGACTCGACGAAACAGATGTCCGGAACCTGATCTTAACAGGAGTACTTCATGATATCGGAAAAACAAAGATACCGGAAGAAATTTTAAATGCACCGAGAAAACTGACGCAGGAAGAGTTTGAAATTATGAAAAGACATCCGCTTTATTCTTTTGAACTGCTGGGGGAGGATATCAGCGAGGATGTACGCTATGCAGTACGCTGGCATCATGAAAAATTAGATGGAAGCGGTTATCCGGATGGTTTAAAAGGAAGCTCCATTTCTTATTTTGCAAGAATTACATCAATTTCGGATATTTATGATGCAATGCTTTCTGCGCGCAGTTATAAAAAAGAGAAGATACCGTTTGATGTGCTGCAGTGGTTTGTAACTGCGGGGTACAAAGGACTTGACCAGAATCTTCTCAATATATTTATAAAAAATATGGTAAAAGTATACAGACATCAGCAGGTTATTATGTCGGATGGCAGGGAAGGATGCGTTGAATATATTCCGTTAAATGATATGGATCATCCGATCGTCTCCGTCGGAGAAGAAGCAAGACAGGTAGACGAAGACTGGTACTGTGTGCATATGGCATAA
- a CDS encoding HAD family hydrolase has product MKYENYIFDLYGTLVDIHTDEEKPELWEKLAQFYGYYGAAYTAQKLKNAYARLTGQKEDALRQEMGSEADIKKDDTHEAHPEIEIEEVFLALFQEKGVQADLELAIHAGQFFRILSTEYIRLYDGAEELLTALREKGKKVYLLSNAQRIFTAYEMRLLGLEPYFDDILLSSSCKVKKPDARFFHLLLDKHHMVPEESIMIGNDAVSDIKGAKEVGLHTFYIHSNISPDIKKKPDADYVLMQMDLAKVRQILISD; this is encoded by the coding sequence ATGAAATACGAAAATTATATATTTGACTTATATGGAACTTTAGTGGATATTCACACGGATGAGGAAAAACCGGAGTTATGGGAAAAACTTGCGCAGTTTTACGGATATTACGGTGCAGCTTATACAGCGCAGAAACTGAAAAATGCATATGCACGCCTCACAGGACAGAAAGAGGATGCCCTGCGGCAGGAGATGGGATCAGAGGCGGATATAAAAAAAGATGATACCCATGAAGCACATCCGGAGATAGAGATTGAGGAAGTTTTTCTTGCGCTGTTTCAGGAAAAAGGAGTGCAGGCAGACTTAGAACTTGCCATTCATGCGGGGCAGTTTTTCCGGATTCTTTCCACAGAATATATCAGACTTTATGATGGGGCAGAGGAACTTCTTACAGCATTGCGTGAAAAAGGGAAAAAGGTATATCTGCTCTCAAATGCACAGCGTATTTTTACGGCGTACGAAATGAGACTTTTGGGGTTAGAGCCTTATTTTGATGATATTTTACTGTCATCTTCGTGCAAAGTAAAAAAACCGGATGCGCGTTTCTTTCATTTATTACTCGACAAACATCACATGGTACCGGAAGAGAGCATTATGATCGGAAATGATGCAGTCAGTGATATCAAGGGAGCAAAAGAGGTCGGACTGCATACATTTTACATCCATTCAAATATTTCACCGGACATAAAAAAGAAACCGGACGCAGATTATGTACTGATGCAGATGGATCTGGCAAAAGTGCGGCAGATCCTGATTTCCGATTAA
- a CDS encoding SigB/SigF/SigG family RNA polymerase sigma factor: MEHFKELMQQAHEGDKSARDALIAGNLGLVHTIVYRFENRGHDREELFQIGCIGLMKAVDKFDLSLNLAFSTYAVPVIMGEIRRFLRDDGMVKVSRTLKENAYKAGRAREELWRELGREPGMVEIAERTGLSCGEIIMAMESARDVESIYQPVYEKDGDELLMVDQLCEREENGIDEPEKEAVLNRMVIEQLLALLDEREKNLIRCRYFENRTQSETAKELGMTQVQVSRLEKKILIGLRKNLG, translated from the coding sequence ATGGAGCATTTTAAGGAACTGATGCAGCAGGCACATGAGGGGGATAAAAGTGCGAGGGATGCACTGATCGCAGGAAACCTTGGACTTGTACATACGATCGTGTACCGGTTTGAAAACCGTGGGCATGACAGGGAGGAGTTATTCCAGATCGGATGCATCGGACTTATGAAGGCGGTAGATAAATTTGATCTTTCATTAAATCTTGCATTTTCTACATATGCTGTTCCGGTGATCATGGGGGAAATCCGCAGGTTTTTAAGGGATGACGGTATGGTGAAGGTAAGCCGGACGTTAAAGGAAAATGCTTATAAGGCAGGACGGGCACGAGAGGAATTGTGGAGAGAACTTGGAAGAGAGCCGGGAATGGTTGAGATTGCAGAGCGGACAGGGTTAAGCTGTGGCGAGATCATTATGGCAATGGAATCAGCAAGGGATGTGGAATCTATTTATCAGCCGGTCTATGAGAAAGACGGGGACGAGCTTTTAATGGTCGATCAGTTGTGTGAAAGAGAAGAAAACGGCATAGATGAACCGGAAAAGGAAGCGGTCTTAAACCGGATGGTGATCGAGCAGTTGTTAGCACTACTGGATGAGCGGGAAAAAAATCTAATCCGGTGCCGTTATTTTGAAAACCGGACGCAGAGCGAGACTGCAAAAGAACTTGGAATGACGCAGGTGCAGGTCAGCAGGCTTGAAAAAAAGATTCTGATTGGTCTTAGAAAAAATTTAGGATAG
- the spoIIAB gene encoding anti-sigma F factor yields MQTDHSNENEMKLEFDARSVNEGFARMAVAAFVAELDPTLDEISDIKTAVSEAVTNAIIRGYDSPKEKVEVSCKLCGNCAEITVKDHGHGIENVPKAMEPFFTTKPELERSGMGFAFMEAFMDDVEVHSAPGKGTTVIMKKKIGAGMGV; encoded by the coding sequence ATGCAGACAGATCATAGTAATGAGAACGAAATGAAACTCGAATTTGATGCAAGGTCAGTAAATGAAGGGTTTGCAAGAATGGCAGTAGCTGCGTTTGTAGCGGAATTAGACCCGACACTGGATGAAATTTCAGATATTAAGACTGCTGTTTCGGAGGCGGTGACCAATGCGATTATCCGCGGGTACGACAGTCCAAAGGAAAAGGTGGAAGTATCCTGTAAACTGTGTGGAAACTGCGCTGAGATCACGGTAAAGGATCATGGTCATGGAATTGAAAATGTACCAAAAGCCATGGAACCTTTTTTTACAACAAAACCGGAACTGGAGCGCTCCGGTATGGGATTTGCCTTTATGGAAGCCTTTATGGATGATGTGGAGGTACATTCGGCACCCGGAAAAGGGACTACAGTGATAATGAAAAAAAAGATCGGCGCAGGGATGGGCGTCTGA
- a CDS encoding STAS domain-containing protein, producing the protein MEEKYQLKEGCLTIQMPKELDHHEAGRLKLEADYLIGAYHVRRLVFDFRETEFMDSSGIGVIIGRCKSMGFSGGEVMAMNMNERVKKIFMVSGLQKLIRTDLVRKEWDMQD; encoded by the coding sequence ATGGAAGAAAAATATCAATTAAAGGAAGGGTGTTTAACGATTCAGATGCCAAAAGAGCTTGATCATCATGAGGCGGGCAGACTTAAGCTGGAAGCAGATTATCTGATCGGGGCATACCATGTCAGACGGCTTGTATTTGATTTTCGGGAGACGGAGTTCATGGACAGTTCAGGGATCGGTGTGATCATTGGAAGGTGCAAGAGTATGGGATTTTCCGGTGGGGAAGTGATGGCGATGAATATGAACGAGCGTGTAAAAAAAATATTTATGGTGTCAGGACTGCAGAAGCTGATCCGGACGGATCTGGTCAGAAAAGAATGGGACATGCAGGATTAA